The Paraconexibacter algicola genome includes the window AGAGCGCACGCAGCGCCACGAGGGCACGAGGGTCGAGCGAGCTCGGCGTGGCCGTGGCGTCCGCCTGCCACAGGACGCAGAACTCGTCGCCGCCCAAGCGGTACACCTTGCCAGTCTGCCCCACGGCGCGGTGAAGGCGACCCGCGAGGGTGCGCAGGAGCTCGTCGCCTGCGACGTGTCCGTAGGTGTCGTTGAAGCGCTTGAAGCCGTCGAGGTCGAAGATCGCGAGGCCGAACTCGAGGTCCTCCGCCAGCCAGGCGTTCAGGTCGCGCATCAGGCGTCGGCGGTTGCCGAGCAGGGTCAGCTCGTCGGTAAGCGCAGCGGCTCGGGTCTCGTCAAGCGACCGAGTGTCACGGAACGCTCGTGCGGTGCGGACGCCGCTCACCATAACGGCGGCCGCGGCGAGGCCCACACTCACCGGGCTGACGTCTTTGATGGTCGCAGCGACGAGACTTACCAGCGCGATGGCGGTGAAGGCGAGGGGTACTAGCGCGACACGCCACCCGTCCCTCTGCATCGGCGGTGGCTCTCTCGGCGGCAGACAGGCCGCCATGGCCAGACCGGCGAGGCCAAGTGCCCACAAGCCGTCGAGCACGGTCCCGGGTTGGTAGGTGTCGGTCGTGAGGCGGTAGAGGTAGACGCAGTCGGCAACCGCCAGGAGCGCGAGGCCGACAGCAATCAGCAACAGGTCTCTGCCAGGCCTCCACCGTGTCGCGGTCGCCGCCGTGACGATGATCGCGAGCAGCGCGAGGTCGCCGATGGGATAGGCCACGTTGGTGAGGACGACCCCGAGGTCGCCGCCGACGCGATCGAGGATCGGTCCGACCAGGAAGGCGACCGCAACGGAGGACAGGGCCAGGACGCCGAGCGCCCCGTCGAGCGCGATGTTGAGGTCCGTCTTCTCCCCGCGTCGACGGGTCGCCTCCAGTAGGGCCATGAACGCGAGCGGATAGAGCAGCAGCCAGAAGCCGTCGGCAGGTGAGGGGAACGGCGGATCGGCGGCGTCTACGAGGACCAGCGTCCAGTAGGCCTGGCCGAAGGCGTAGCACGACAACGCCAACGCAAGCCAGCGCCAGGCCAGTCGCATGCCGGTCGTCTCGATGCGCACGCGGCGCCACGCGGCAGCTGCTGCCAAGAGGTAAATGGCGACGTAGACAACCTTGTCCCACACGAGGTCTACAGTTCCGTCGCCGGCCGACAGGGTCGCCTGCAGGGTGTAGGCCAGTGCGAGTGCTGCTGTGGCGATAGCGATGACGCCGAGCGGTCGGTCTCGTCGCCGCGACACGACGACGGCCGACGTCGACCCAGGGGGGTTCATCTCGCGCGGCGGTCGCTGGGACCCGCTGGCAGGATGCCGGCCGGGCAGGGAAACGCTGATCCTCGTCCCGCCCGTGGCCGGGGACGAGACCTCAAGGGTCCCCCCCGCGGCGTGGACTCGCTCGAGGGCGACGGACATCCCGATGTGTCCCGAGGCGATTGCATCGGACAGCGCGTCGGGAGACATGCCGATCCCGTCGTCGGAAACGTCAAGGTGTGTGTCGGGACCGACGGAGCGGACGGTGACCTCGACCGTCGAGGCGCGCGCGTGTTTGGACGCGTTGACGACGAATTCGCGAGAGAGGGCGTAGATGAGGTCCGCATGGACTCCGACGGCCTCCGGCGCCAGGTCGATGCGTAGGTCGAATCCGCCGCGTCTTGCCGCGTCAGCGGTCTCCTGGCGAATGGCGTCGGCCACGGTGGCCGGTGTGTGCTGTGGGGTCTCGACGCCTCGCATCACGCCCCGGAGCTCGACCATCACCCGGTCGAGTGCTCGTTGCGCGTAACCGAGCGCGTGCACGTCTCCGCGAATCGCGTCGGCAAGGTCCTGCCTGGCCGAGAGCACGGACTGGAGGGTCTCGTCGTGAAGGCGCCGGCGGGCGGTCTCCTGCGCGTCGCGAAGGATCTCGCGCTGAATCCGAAGCGCTCGACGTTCGCGTTCGAGCCGTCGCCGGTCAAGCGTGGCAACCACTTGATGGGCGACGATCGCAGCCACCGAGAGCGCCAGAAAGACGCGGGCCGTGGGTGCCAGGGGCTCGAAGATGGACCACGTCAGAAGCCCCAGCAGGACGACCGCGCACAGCGCGGTGACACGGTGCTCGAGCCATACCGAGCCGACCGGCGACGCTTCGGGGCTCGGCATCCACGACGCCGCGGCAATCCAGAGGACCGCGAGCGGCCAGGCAAGGTCCACGACCCCGCCCTCTTCGTAGGTATCCCGAGCCACCTGGACGAGGAAGGTGACGTCGGCGAGGGTGAGCAGCAGGAAGCTGGCCGACAGGACGAGGTACGGAACGCCGAGCCTGCTGCCCTTGAGGATCGCTCCGCCGGTGACCAACGCCAGCAGCACGACGTCAAGTGACGGATAGAGCACGTTGGTGATGAGCTCCGAAGTCGCTACGTCGTCGACCTGCAGCACTCCAGGCGACAGAGCCACCGCCGCGATCAGCGCGGCGATCGCCAAGGCACCGGCGAGCGCTTCCAGCAGTGTCGTCACGGGCCGGGCAGGAGCGTCCGTGCGCACGAGCAGCACGAGCCCGACATAGAGGACCGCGTAGGACGCGAAGAAGAGGAGGTCGGAAGGCGACGGATGCGGCGGCTCGGCGACGCCCGAGAGCAGGACGACGTAGTAGATGCTCGCCGCCGCGTACAGGGCGAGGCCAGTCGCGATGAAGCCCCACGCGCGGCGCTGCCGTGGCACCGCGACGGCGCGCCACCCCGTGAGCATGACGGCGAGGAGGAGGATGGACTCGTAGACCCAGTGGTTCCAGAAGTCTGCGGGTCCGTCGACGAGGCCTGCGATGAACGCCGAGTAGGCGGCGAGCAACGTCCCCGCCACGACCCAGGCGGCGACGAGCGACCGCCGCTGCCACACGAAAAGGGAACCCACCGCGGTGCGCTGAACCGCTGACCGTTCATCGTTCACGTCACGCCTCGCTCGCCTGACCTCGATCTGGAGCAACCGGGCAGCGGCCCAGCTTAGCCTCGATCCATCGTCTTGTCTCGGTCGGCCGCGTCAGCGGCCGAGTCCGTTGAGGTCGTCGGCGCCGATGTCGATCGTCGAGGGGTCGGCGGTGCCGTCGTCGGTGTCGTCGAGTGGCCGAACGCGAGTCGAGGAAGTCGGTGGCCCAGGGCCAGCGGGCGGGCATCCGCAACCGGGTCCAGTTTTCTGAGGCATTTCCGGGGCACGCGCTCGGGTCCGAGAAGTACCAACAGGATCGTCAGTTCCGGCATTCATCAGCCTCCTGAACCGTGAGGGACCTGCCGACCCGCACCTCGAAAGGTGGTAAGGAAGGGGTCAACGGGCTTACTGTCGGGGGCCCGCTCAGGGTGTCCTCAGCAGCGGGCGTCCTGCACTGCCAATCCGCTCGCGTGCGGGTTGGCAAAAGCTCGCTCCATCATCTGTCGTTCCTGCGACCGCGGGGCATAGTCGGCGTAAATCAGCGTGGTCTTGTAGTCGCGGTGGCCCATCCACTCCTGCAACGTCCGGAGGGGTACGCCGGCCGCCGCGGCCTGTGTCCCAAAGGTGTGTCGGAGATCGTGGAATCGGATTGCTCGAACTCCTGCGTCGTCGAGCGCTTTCTTGAAGCGCTTGCGGAGCTTGGAGGCGTCGAGGACGGAGCCCAGCTCGGGGTGGCCGAAGACGAGGTCGTCGTCCTCTCGGTAGCGGGACTGCTGGTGGAGCCGGTCGAGCGCCCCTTCCGTGCGATCGATCATCGGGACCGCCCGGCTGGAGCGGCGGGATTTCGGGGTGCCCCAGTTCCCGCGTGTGTAGTTGCGCCGAACGCGGATGACGCCGGCGGTCCAGTCGACGTCGCGCCAGCGAAGTGCGACGAGTTCGCCCTGGCGCAGACCGCAGGTCGCAGCGACCAAGAAGAGCGGGTAGTCGACCTGCGCGAACTCCGGGTCATCCACTGCCCGGAGGAGCGCTTCGAGTTCCTCGTGGGTCAGGAATCGGATGTCCGGGTCGGTCACGTCCTCCCGCGGTCGATCGACGGCGGCGACCGGGTTGGCGCTGGCCCAGCCTTTCTTCATGGCGTGGCGGAAGACGCCGTGGAGGAACGTGAGCTGGTTGCCGACGGTTTTGCTTGCGAGCCCGTCGAGCTGCTTGGCGACGAGGTAGTCGGCGACGAGCTGGGTGTCGACGTTCTCAAGCGACCTGCCCTTGAAGAACGGGACGAGATGCTTGCGGAGCATGATCTCGTAGTCCTGGATCGTGGTCGGCTTGCGCTTCATCACCTGCTCGAGGTGCACGAGGTAGCGCTCACCGGCGACCTGCAGATTGATTCGCTCCGAGACGGGCGTGAGGCGTGCGTAGGCCTCGATGAGCTTCTGCAGGGCCCGCTCCGCCTCGGCCTTGGTCATTCCGGTCGACTCGCCGGCCCGCCGTTTCAGCCCGAGCTTGCGGCGGATCTGTCGGCCGCCGGCGCGGAAGCGGCCGTAGTAGACCTCACGCCCGTGCTTGTTGACCCTGGTCTCGAGGGTGCCGACGCCGTACGCGCGACGCGGCTTCTGCTTGGCGCTCATCGCCGTGGCCCCCGTTCCTGGGAGGCGATCCACTCCTCGAGCGTGCCGCGGCGGAAGCGGCGATAACGACCGACCCGGACGTGGGGGAGACGTCCTGCTCGGGCTTCCGCGTATACCCAGCTGGTGGGGACGTGGAGGAGCTTGGCGGCTTCTGCTGCGTCGAGCAGAGCGTCGTCAGGCGATGGGAGATGACGCTGGCTGTTGAGAGGTGTCATACCTA containing:
- a CDS encoding HD domain-containing phosphohydrolase gives rise to the protein MLQIEVRRARRDVNDERSAVQRTAVGSLFVWQRRSLVAAWVVAGTLLAAYSAFIAGLVDGPADFWNHWVYESILLLAVMLTGWRAVAVPRQRRAWGFIATGLALYAAASIYYVVLLSGVAEPPHPSPSDLLFFASYAVLYVGLVLLVRTDAPARPVTTLLEALAGALAIAALIAAVALSPGVLQVDDVATSELITNVLYPSLDVVLLALVTGGAILKGSRLGVPYLVLSASFLLLTLADVTFLVQVARDTYEEGGVVDLAWPLAVLWIAAASWMPSPEASPVGSVWLEHRVTALCAVVLLGLLTWSIFEPLAPTARVFLALSVAAIVAHQVVATLDRRRLERERRALRIQREILRDAQETARRRLHDETLQSVLSARQDLADAIRGDVHALGYAQRALDRVMVELRGVMRGVETPQHTPATVADAIRQETADAARRGGFDLRIDLAPEAVGVHADLIYALSREFVVNASKHARASTVEVTVRSVGPDTHLDVSDDGIGMSPDALSDAIASGHIGMSVALERVHAAGGTLEVSSPATGGTRISVSLPGRHPASGSQRPPREMNPPGSTSAVVVSRRRDRPLGVIAIATAALALAYTLQATLSAGDGTVDLVWDKVVYVAIYLLAAAAAWRRVRIETTGMRLAWRWLALALSCYAFGQAYWTLVLVDAADPPFPSPADGFWLLLYPLAFMALLEATRRRGEKTDLNIALDGALGVLALSSVAVAFLVGPILDRVGGDLGVVLTNVAYPIGDLALLAIIVTAATATRWRPGRDLLLIAVGLALLAVADCVYLYRLTTDTYQPGTVLDGLWALGLAGLAMAACLPPREPPPMQRDGWRVALVPLAFTAIALVSLVAATIKDVSPVSVGLAAAAVMVSGVRTARAFRDTRSLDETRAAALTDELTLLGNRRRLMRDLNAWLAEDLEFGLAIFDLDGFKRFNDTYGHVAGDELLRTLAGRLHRAVGQTGKVYRLGGDEFCVLWQADATATPSSLDPRALVALRALSTTTEEHAVSASFGLVACPLEARTPTEALRVADRRMYERKNALPSSTRRQAAALLLRALEHQHPELGDRMRRVTDLSLRVARQLGQTARLDELVLAADLHDIGKLVIPAATLGKRCALTEAEREVIARHPGTGADILRASPELAPIANIVQHTHERWDGHGYPDGLVGTSIPLASRIIQVCNAYEAMTTDLPHQPRRTPAAALEELRRHAGSQFDPQVVEALGTVLARPDMKAQSVEVSIGERHPDRTTAAAVDPTAQPPAV
- a CDS encoding tyrosine-type recombinase/integrase — its product is MSAKQKPRRAYGVGTLETRVNKHGREVYYGRFRAGGRQIRRKLGLKRRAGESTGMTKAEAERALQKLIEAYARLTPVSERINLQVAGERYLVHLEQVMKRKPTTIQDYEIMLRKHLVPFFKGRSLENVDTQLVADYLVAKQLDGLASKTVGNQLTFLHGVFRHAMKKGWASANPVAAVDRPREDVTDPDIRFLTHEELEALLRAVDDPEFAQVDYPLFLVAATCGLRQGELVALRWRDVDWTAGVIRVRRNYTRGNWGTPKSRRSSRAVPMIDRTEGALDRLHQQSRYREDDDLVFGHPELGSVLDASKLRKRFKKALDDAGVRAIRFHDLRHTFGTQAAAAGVPLRTLQEWMGHRDYKTTLIYADYAPRSQERQMMERAFANPHASGLAVQDARC
- a CDS encoding helix-turn-helix domain-containing protein, which produces MLRPRLRPHPHETQGEVVGDSRDWVGMTPLNSQRHLPSPDDALLDAAEAAKLLHVPTSWVYAEARAGRLPHVRVGRYRRFRRGTLEEWIASQERGPRR